A genomic region of Dehalococcoidales bacterium contains the following coding sequences:
- a CDS encoding sodium-dependent transporter produces MAEAVRDRWSNKATFIFAAIGSAIGLGNVWRFPYLVQEYGGGAFLIPYLVCVVLFGIPWLMMEFGMGRYFQKGAPGVFEGIGKKWEWLGWWPATVAFLIVGYYAVILAWSLRFVISSVTMEWGTGRAGAEAANGFFYDTILQLSSGLGDFGSIMWLTVVCLLLVWAVMFFSIYRGAEASGKWHILFVILPWILLVAVTVRGMTLPGAMEGLNSYLSPDFSQLTNPDVWFGAASQVAFSLSVGMAGMFAYGSWVAKKADITNSTVIASFGDLGTAFLSGFAVFSVVGFLVQGLNIPMSDVSTNSLGLAFVTYPAAVSMMPGGNAIVGILFFLSLFTIGVDSAFFLAHGGVIAPLTDKFGWSVKKTTFWVCVVGFLTSLLYCTQAGLYWLDIVDRSVSFYGLIITGLLATLVIGWKFGADKLRLHLNSTSDIKVGPWWNWLLKLVVPLGLLFCVIYGGFVQDLAYLWDSSKTEYGGYGLGSLWIWGILLITLLISIGLSLLKSRKKGDK; encoded by the coding sequence TTGGCGGAAGCAGTACGTGACAGATGGTCTAACAAAGCCACTTTCATTTTTGCGGCAATCGGTTCAGCCATTGGGCTGGGAAATGTCTGGCGGTTCCCGTACCTGGTACAAGAGTATGGTGGAGGCGCCTTTCTTATACCTTATCTGGTATGCGTCGTTTTGTTTGGTATTCCATGGTTAATGATGGAATTTGGCATGGGCCGTTATTTTCAAAAAGGCGCGCCCGGAGTATTTGAAGGAATTGGCAAGAAATGGGAATGGCTCGGTTGGTGGCCTGCAACGGTCGCCTTTCTTATAGTTGGTTATTACGCTGTTATTCTGGCCTGGTCGCTGAGATTTGTTATCAGCTCTGTTACGATGGAGTGGGGTACCGGTCGAGCAGGCGCAGAAGCAGCTAATGGTTTCTTTTATGACACAATTCTCCAGCTATCCAGTGGTTTAGGAGACTTTGGCTCTATCATGTGGCTAACAGTAGTATGTCTGCTGTTAGTTTGGGCGGTAATGTTCTTTTCGATCTACCGTGGTGCAGAAGCATCAGGCAAATGGCATATCTTGTTTGTAATTCTTCCATGGATTCTGCTGGTTGCAGTTACCGTACGGGGTATGACTCTACCAGGTGCTATGGAAGGACTTAACAGCTACCTGTCACCAGATTTTTCACAATTGACTAATCCGGATGTATGGTTCGGCGCCGCAAGCCAGGTGGCCTTTAGCTTGTCAGTAGGTATGGCTGGTATGTTCGCCTACGGAAGCTGGGTGGCCAAGAAAGCCGATATAACTAACAGCACCGTCATCGCTTCATTTGGCGACCTTGGAACCGCTTTCTTGTCAGGTTTTGCTGTATTCAGCGTAGTCGGTTTCCTGGTACAAGGTTTAAATATCCCTATGTCAGATGTAAGCACAAATAGCTTAGGACTTGCGTTTGTCACCTATCCGGCAGCGGTCTCTATGATGCCTGGCGGCAACGCCATTGTTGGAATCCTGTTCTTCCTGAGCTTGTTTACTATCGGCGTAGACTCTGCTTTCTTCCTGGCCCACGGCGGCGTCATCGCTCCTTTAACTGATAAATTCGGTTGGAGTGTAAAAAAGACAACGTTTTGGGTATGTGTAGTTGGATTCCTAACCAGTCTTTTATATTGCACGCAAGCGGGCTTGTACTGGTTAGACATCGTTGATCGCTCAGTATCTTTCTATGGCCTGATTATCACCGGCCTGCTGGCAACATTAGTAATAGGCTGGAAGTTTGGAGCCGACAAATTACGGCTGCATTTGAACTCAACCTCTGATATCAAAGTAGGTCCGTGGTGGAACTGGCTGTTAAAACTGGTAGTTCCTCTGGGACTGCTTTTTTGTGTTATATACGGAGGTTTCGTTCAGGACCTAGCCTATCTGTGGGATTCATCCAAGACAGAGTATGGTGGATATGGCCTGGGATCTCTCTGGATATGGGGTATTCTACTAATAACTTTGCTTATCAGCATAGGCCTCAGCTTATTAAAATCTCGCAAGAAGGGGGACAAATAA
- the coaE gene encoding dephospho-CoA kinase (Dephospho-CoA kinase (CoaE) performs the final step in coenzyme A biosynthesis.) encodes MNKMKIIGLTGGIGSGKSTVAAMLAELGAQVIDADKVGHRILEENQAVKNHLVKRFGAGIIQTDGIINREELAKRVFISRYETRFLNRLLHPLIRRQIEELIKSLSKAKHRLLVIEAPLLIEAGWQDLVDTIWVTEASLETRLARLEKRGIPRQEALVRIKEQIKDRERRKYAHEIIDTNTDLPTLTKIVTQLISNFTAQ; translated from the coding sequence ATGAACAAGATGAAAATTATCGGATTAACGGGGGGTATAGGCAGCGGGAAAAGCACGGTCGCAGCTATGCTTGCCGAGCTGGGTGCGCAGGTTATCGATGCAGACAAGGTTGGCCATCGAATATTGGAGGAAAACCAGGCTGTGAAAAACCACCTGGTGAAACGTTTTGGGGCCGGAATCATCCAGACAGATGGCATTATCAACCGCGAAGAACTGGCAAAGAGAGTTTTCATTTCCCGCTATGAAACCAGGTTTCTAAACCGGCTGTTACACCCATTGATCCGCAGACAAATAGAGGAATTAATCAAATCTTTATCAAAAGCAAAGCATAGACTACTGGTTATCGAAGCGCCGTTGCTCATAGAAGCCGGCTGGCAAGACCTTGTCGACACAATATGGGTAACCGAAGCATCTCTGGAAACCAGGCTTGCCAGGCTGGAAAAGCGCGGAATCCCCAGGCAGGAAGCGCTTGTGCGCATCAAGGAGCAGATAAAAGATAGAGAACGCAGAAAGTATGCGCATGAAATAATCGATACAAATACAGATTTACCCACCCTTACAAAAATTGTAACCCAACTAATTAGTAATTTTACGGCTCAATAA
- the hrcA gene encoding heat-inducible transcriptional repressor HrcA: MLRPRTARVLNSIVSQYIETAMPVSSSAVLAGIDLGVCSATIRNEMASLEEAGYITRHHHAAGSVPMDKGYRYYVGSLAHIGLPVVEQLLINHLFHQVEDEIEEWMELACTLLAQQVRSIAMVTRPTAPATRFKHMELIALQSNLALLVLVLEGARVKQQLLNLDQAINQEELSVIANKLSSAYKGKITHQISASSGDLNPIEMAVTEIIIRLMQAEGRAGQKESFVDGLPYLLGQPEFNRGENLSSVLNLVEQKRLIELMNAVSSPGHQVDVLIGQENIVEDAHDFSLVMSRYGVPDEFTGTIGVVGPKRMQYPKVIALVGYLSLVMSKLVAELYGRDLSGLNEADHQN; the protein is encoded by the coding sequence TTGTTACGTCCAAGAACCGCCAGGGTACTTAATTCGATAGTTAGCCAGTATATAGAAACTGCCATGCCGGTTTCCTCGTCTGCGGTACTTGCTGGCATTGATCTTGGCGTGTGTTCGGCTACTATTCGTAATGAAATGGCTTCCCTTGAGGAAGCGGGCTACATAACTCGCCACCATCATGCTGCAGGCAGCGTCCCTATGGATAAAGGCTATCGATATTATGTCGGTTCATTGGCACATATCGGTCTTCCAGTAGTAGAGCAATTGCTGATCAATCATCTCTTTCACCAGGTTGAAGACGAGATTGAGGAATGGATGGAGCTGGCTTGCACATTGCTGGCACAGCAGGTGCGCAGTATTGCCATGGTGACCCGTCCTACGGCGCCGGCAACCCGCTTCAAACACATGGAGCTGATTGCTCTTCAGTCGAACCTCGCCTTGCTGGTGCTGGTGCTTGAAGGGGCACGTGTCAAGCAGCAATTGCTTAATCTGGATCAGGCAATTAACCAAGAAGAACTGTCTGTGATTGCCAATAAACTGAGCAGTGCTTATAAGGGTAAAATAACTCACCAGATATCTGCAAGTAGTGGAGATCTCAACCCTATAGAAATGGCGGTGACTGAAATTATAATACGGCTTATGCAAGCCGAAGGTCGGGCAGGACAGAAAGAATCATTTGTAGATGGACTGCCGTATCTTCTCGGCCAACCAGAATTCAACCGGGGGGAGAATTTGAGTAGTGTGCTGAACCTGGTGGAGCAAAAACGGCTTATTGAACTGATGAATGCAGTTAGCAGTCCTGGTCATCAGGTGGATGTTCTTATTGGGCAGGAGAATATAGTAGAAGATGCCCATGACTTCAGCCTGGTAATGAGTAGGTACGGTGTGCCCGATGAGTTTACCGGAACCATCGGAGTAGTAGGCCCCAAACGTATGCAATATCCCAAGGTAATTGCACTTGTTGGCTACCTTTCTCTTGTCATGAGCAAGCTGGTAGCCGAGCTTTATGGCAGGGATCTCTCCGGACTAAATGAAGCAGACCATCAGAATTAG